A segment of the Serratia fonticola genome:
TTCCTGTAAGCAATGTTTTGCTCATGCGCACGTGGCGTTACAGAGAAAGGTTATTTCAAGTGTTCGCTGAAAAAATGCTTAAGCTCAGTAAAATGGGTTTGTGTTTCCGGCGCGTTGGGATCCATATGATATTGAGCATGGGACATGCCTTCAAATACGATTAAAGCGGCCTGTATGCCGGCTTGGCGTAATTTTAGGTGCATACGCACGGTGTTACTCAAAAACAGATCTCGTGTGCCAGAGGTGAGTAATGTCGGCGGAAAGCGGCTGACATCGCCATAGACGGGGGACAGCATCGGATCTTTTAAATCATGGCCGTTTGCGTAGAGTTTTGCGGCTTCGCCCAGCCAGCCATCGTAGCTGACTAACACGTTGTCGACGCCTTCATTAGTGAAATAACTGTCTCCGGTTTTGGTCAAATCGGTCCAAGGCGTGCCGGGAGCGATGGCGGCGGGCAGCGGTAACCCCGCTTGTTTTATACGTAACATGAGTGCCAACGTCATGCCACCACCGGTGGAGGTGCCAAATACGCCAATTTTATCGGCTGGTGTGGTTTCAAGCAGGGCTTTATAAACATTGAAGGCATCGTCGAGCGCTGCAGGGTAAGGGAAATCGGGGGGCATGCGGTAATCGACCGCAATCACTCGATAGCCACCGATCCCTGCCATGTAAACCGCTTCGACAGTTCCCGCTTCCCCGGCACCCAGCACATAACCACCGCCGTGCAGATTCAGCAGAACACGATCGCTATTCTCAGCGGGGAGAGTACGGGACATCAGGGTAAAAATGGGCACGCCAGCGAGCTGACTGGCGGTAGAGGTGACGCCGAACTGTTGCCGTAAAGAGGGCAGTGTTTTGGCTACCGCCGTATTGAATTCGCCGGTCCAGGCTTGCCATTCTTGAGCACTTTTAGGGTGCACATCCCAATTGGCAGGCGGTGTTGCTATTAATGCCTGTAGTTGAGGGCTGGCTGTGTCGGGAACAGGAAAAGTGCGGGGTATTACCTCGGCATGAAGCAGTGAGCTGGCCAGACAGGCGCCTAGCATCCCAAAGAATAGTTTTCTTACGCTGTTCATCGTGCCTCTTCCTTCTTATTTGATCCATAAAAGAGCGGTAATAAATACGCCACGAGAGGGATGAGTATTCTCATGGCGTTATTGCGTTACAGATTTGTCTGGAAAAAGTTTGTGAGTTTATCGAAGGGGATGATGTCCACCCGATCATACAGATCAACATGGTTGGCACCTGCGATAATCATCAATTCCTTCGGCTCCGATGCTGCTTTATAGGCTGCTTCGCTGAAATAGCGTGAGTGTGCTTTCTCACCGTGAATTAATAACATTGGGCGTGGAGAAATTTCATTAATATAAGTGAGGAGAGGCATATTCATAAATGACAGTGGATTGGTGATCGTCCACGAACTGTTGGAATTAATCGCTCTTGGATGGAAGCCACGCTCGGGTGACTTGTAGTATTCCGCGTACTCCACCATAAATTGTGGTTCACCGCCTTTCAACTCATTGTAAACAGGGCCCAGTTCAGGTTTGCCATTCTCTGCATCTTTCCAGCGTTGCTGGCCAAGTTGCTCCAGAGTTTGAGTGCGCTGTTCCTGAGTCATGCTGTCGTTATACCCTTTGGACATCACCCGGCTCATGTCGTACATCGTGCTGGCTACCACAGCTTTAATGCGCTTATCTACCGCAGCAGCATTCAACGCCATCCCACCCCAACCGCAAATACCGATGATACCGATACGTTGGCGGTCTACGGCTGGCAGTAAACCCAGAAAATCCACCGCAGCACTGAAATCCTCAGTATTAATATCAGGCGAGGCAACATGACGCGGTTCGCCACCACTTTCACCGGTATAAGAGGGGTCGAACGCCAGAGTAATAAAACCGCGCTCCGCCATCGTTTGCGCATATAATCCCGAGGATTGCTCTTTTATTGCCCCGAAAGGTCCGCTAACGGCAATAGCGGCCATTTTGCCATTGATATTTTTCGGTTGGTATAAATCTGCCGCTAAAGTAATGCCGTAGCGATTGGTAAAGGTGACTTTTTGATGCGTGACTTTATCGCTTTTAGCAAATTTTTTATCCCATTCACTACCCAGTAGTAAAGACGTGTCAGCCTGAGCGGGCATGGCTATAGTTGAAGCCAGGCTTGCAGCCGCAATACTTACGCTGGCCATTTTTAATAGATTCCGGCGTCCTGTATCAAGCGAGCTTTCAATAATGAGTTGTTTATTCTGTTGTGCATGTTTGCTCATGGGGAATACTCCTCTTTCTTAATTTTAATCAATAAGCGTAATGGTGGCTTGTTTGGCGCCACGATAGTGAAGATGTTCAATGCCGTTGGTAATTTCCCCCAGCTTGATTAACCCTGGAGAATAAGCAAAGTTTTGGTAAAAAATAGCGATATTGCCCCAAGGCGCATAGTAGGCAATATCGCCAATACGGGGCGTTATGCCTGCGGGAGCACTCAGGGTGGAGAGTTTCTTGGGCGGGTAAGTGAT
Coding sequences within it:
- a CDS encoding alpha/beta hydrolase translates to MNSVRKLFFGMLGACLASSLLHAEVIPRTFPVPDTASPQLQALIATPPANWDVHPKSAQEWQAWTGEFNTAVAKTLPSLRQQFGVTSTASQLAGVPIFTLMSRTLPAENSDRVLLNLHGGGYVLGAGEAGTVEAVYMAGIGGYRVIAVDYRMPPDFPYPAALDDAFNVYKALLETTPADKIGVFGTSTGGGMTLALMLRIKQAGLPLPAAIAPGTPWTDLTKTGDSYFTNEGVDNVLVSYDGWLGEAAKLYANGHDLKDPMLSPVYGDVSRFPPTLLTSGTRDLFLSNTVRMHLKLRQAGIQAALIVFEGMSHAQYHMDPNAPETQTHFTELKHFFSEHLK
- a CDS encoding alpha/beta hydrolase, which translates into the protein MASVSIAAASLASTIAMPAQADTSLLLGSEWDKKFAKSDKVTHQKVTFTNRYGITLAADLYQPKNINGKMAAIAVSGPFGAIKEQSSGLYAQTMAERGFITLAFDPSYTGESGGEPRHVASPDINTEDFSAAVDFLGLLPAVDRQRIGIIGICGWGGMALNAAAVDKRIKAVVASTMYDMSRVMSKGYNDSMTQEQRTQTLEQLGQQRWKDAENGKPELGPVYNELKGGEPQFMVEYAEYYKSPERGFHPRAINSNSSWTITNPLSFMNMPLLTYINEISPRPMLLIHGEKAHSRYFSEAAYKAASEPKELMIIAGANHVDLYDRVDIIPFDKLTNFFQTNL